In Lapillicoccus jejuensis, the DNA window GACCTCGCCGAGCCGGTGCCGGACCTGGGCCCGCTGCTGCCCGGGTCACCGGTCGAGCACCTCGGCGACGAGGGCGGCGGTCTGCGCCACCGCATCGCCTTCGACGCCGAACGGGTCACCGCCGCGCAGCTGCTCGCCGCCGTCGGCGCCCGCGCCGAGGTGCGCGACCTGTCGGTCGAGGAGCCCGACATCGAGGACGTCGTCCGGCGGATCTACTCGGCCACCCGGTGAGGGCACCGGGGCGCCGTACGATCGGGGCGTGAGCACGCCCCGGGCGGGCGGGATCCCCGCCGACGCCGTCGCCTTCTACGCCGAGCTGGTCCAGCACAACGAGCGCGCGTGGTTCCAGGCCAACAAGGCGCGGTACGCCGCCTCGGTGCGCGAGCCGCTCGTCGCGCTCACCGACGCGCTCGCCGACGAGTTCGGCGAGCCGAAGGTCTTCCGGCCGCAGCGCAACCTGCGGTTCTCGGCGGACAGGACGCCGTACAAGGACAGCCAGGGCGCGATCCTCCAGGTGGTCGAGGGGCTCGGCTACTACGTGTCGGTCGGGCCGGACGGCCTGACCACCGGCGGCGGGATGATGCACCTGTCCCCCGACCAGCTGCGGCGGTTCCGCGCCGCGGTCGACGCCGTCGACAGCGGCGAGCAGCTCGCCGGCATCGTGGAGTCGTTGCGCCGCCAGGGCTTCGGGATCGGCGGGGAGGTGCTCAGGAGCCGCCCGCGCGGCGTGCCGGCCGACCACCCACGCGTCGACCTGCTCGCCCACAAGAGCCTCATCGTGTGGGTCGACCACGGCACGCCCGCGTGGATGTCGACGCCACAGGTGGTGACGACGGTGCGCGCCCAGTGGCGGCTCGTGCGCCCGGTCGTCGAGTGGGTCGCCGAGCACGTCGGCGACGCGCAGGAGCCGCACACCAGCCTGCCCCGCTGACGGGACGGCTCAGCCGAGGAGGTCGGCCACGCGCCACCGCTCGACGACGTCGTCGCGGCCGGCGGCCCTCAGGCCGAGGACGGCCGCGCCGATCCGACCCGCCTCGGTCCCGAGCGGCGAGAGCCGCACCGGCGGCGCGTCGCGCCACGCGAGCAGCCCGGCGAGCCGGGTCCGCAGCGGCTCGAGCAGCCGGTCCCCCGCACGCGAGAACCCGCCGGTGAGGACGACGACCCGCGGGTCGAGCAGCAGGGTCACCGTCGCCAGGCCCTGCGCGAGCGCGCGGACCGCGTCGTCCCAGACGCCCGCCGCGACCGGGTCCTCGTCCAGCCGCGCGACGACGGCGGCGGCGTCGAGGCCGGGGAGCCCACCGGCGGCGGCGTACCGGCGGGCGAGGCCGGCCCCGGAGCAGTAGACCTCGAGGCAGCCGCGCTGCCCGCAGGTGCACGGCTCGCCGTCCTCGACGACGGGGATGTGGCCGAGCTCGCCGGCGGTGGTCTGCGCGCCGGTCACGGCGTGGCCGCCGGTGAGGATGCTCGCGGCGACGCCGGTGCCGATGGAGACGAGCACGGCGTCGCCCTCCCCCGCCGCGGCGCCGAACAGGCTCTCGGCCAGGCCGGCCGAGCGGACGTCGTGGCCGACGGCGACCGGCAGCCCGAGCTCGTCCGCGAGCCGCGGCCCGAGCGGCAGGTCGCTCCAGCGCAGCGTCGAGGCGTAGCGGACCACCCCGGCCGGTTCGTCGACCATGCCCGGCGTGGCGACCCCAGCGCCGAGGACGACCAGACCGCGGTCGGTCGCCTCGCGGCGCAGGGCGAGGAGCAGGTCGGCCAGGTGCCGGTACGACGCCTCGCCGCTGTCCCCCGAGCGGGCGTCGCGTCGGACGACGACGCGCCCGCGGTCGTCGACGAGCGAGGCCTTGAACGCGGTGCCGCCGGCGTCGACGGCGAGGACGGCCCACGCGTCGGGTGCGGGGGCGGCGCGCGGGGTGGGGGCGGGCCGACCGACGGCGGCGACGAGGGCGCGGACGACGTCGACGTCGGTGTCGAGGGTGCCGTCGCCGCGGTCCGACGGGGCCTGCGCGCGCAGGTGGACCTCGCCGACGCCGGTGCCGGCGACGAGCGCGGCGACGGTGCCGGGTCGCACCGCGCCGCCGGCGAGGACGGCCGGCCCACCCGCGCGCGAGCGCTCGACGAGCCGGGCGAGGGTCGTGGCCCCCTCGGCCGCGGTGGCGGCGCCGCCGGAGGTGAGGACGCGGACGACGCCGAGGTCGCGCAGGGCGTCGTACGTGCGCTCGAGGTCGGGGGTCTCGTCGACCGCCTTGTGCGCGGTGACGGGGAGCGGCGCGGCGGCCTCGACGAGCCGCCGCATCGCGGCGACGTCGAGCGAGCCGTCGGTGGTGAGGACGCCGGTGACGACGCCGACGGGGACCCGCGCCCCCGCCGCCGCCGCCCGCAGGTGGGCGACGTCGGCGAGCATGACGTCGAGCTCGGCCCGCGAGTAGGCGAAGTCGCCACCGCGGGGGCGGACCATGACCTGGACGCCGACGCGGGTGACGGCGGCGAGGACGGCGCGGACCATCCCGGCGCTCGGGGTCGTGCCGCCCCGGCCGAGGTCGGCGCACAGCTCGACGCGGTCGGCGCCACCGACCTCGGCGGCGAGCGCGCCGGCGACGTCGTCGACGCACACCTCGACGAGCACCCGCACCGGATCGCTCACAGCGACAGCAGCATCCGGGTGTTGCCGAGCGTGTTCGGCTTGACGCGCTCGAGGTCGAGGAACTCGGCGACGCCCTCGTCGTACGAGCGCAGCAGCTCGGCGTAGACGGCCGGTTCGACAGCCTGCCCCTCGATGACGACGAAGCCGTGGCGGGCGAAGAAGGCGGTCTCGAAGGTGAGGCAGAAGACCCGCTCGACGCCGATGGCGCGGGCGTCGTCGAGCAGCGCGGTGAGGACGGCGGAGCCGACGCCGCGGCCGTGGACCTCGGGCGTGACGGCGAGGGTGCGGACCTCGGCGAGGTCCTCCCACATGACGTGCAGCGCGCCGCAGCCGACGACCTCGCCGTCGAGCTCGGCGACCCGGAACTCGTGGACGGCCTCGTAGTAGGCGACCGCGTCCTTGGCGACGATCCGCCGGGTCTGCGCCTCGGGCGCGACGATCCCGCGGATCGTGCGCACGTCGGGGGTGCGGGCGCGGCGGACGACCAGGGAGTCGGGGGCGGCGGGGCTCACGGTGGCCCAGCATCCCAGAGCCGGCGCGGCACCCCGGAAGGCGCCCCGGTCGGGTCGGTCGAGCCCCGCGAATCGGGTTCGGCCCGCTCGGCTCGGGTCACGACCCGAGCCGGGTGGGCCGAATCCGATTCGGGTCGGTCAGCGCAGCGCGTCGAGCGCGGCGGCGGCACCCGCGGCGGTGGCGGCGCGGTCGGTCGTCACGGCGACCCAGTCGAAGCCGAGCTCGCGCAGCCGGGCGGCGCGGGCCGGCTCGCCGGCGTAGGCCCCGGCGCGGACACCGGCGGCGCGGCACGCGGCGACGACCCGGGGCAGCGGGCCGTCGGGACCGTCGTCGGCGAGCAGCGACGCGACGTCCGTGCCGAGGGCGAGCGACAGGTCGAACGGGCCGACGAAGACGACGTCGACGCCGTCGGTGGCGGCGATCGCCTCGACGTCGTCGAGCGCACCGCGGGTCTCGACCATGACGGCGAGCAGGGTGCCGGCGTCGGCGGCGGCGAGGTCGCCGAGGACGCCGTACGCCGCCCGGATGGGGCCCATGCTGCGCCGGCCGCGGGGCGGGTAGCGCACCGCCTGCACGGCGCGCTCGGCGTCGGCGGCGTCCTCGACGAGCGGGACGACGACGCCACCGGCACCGGCGTCGAGCGCCCGGCCGACGAGCCCGAGGTCGAGGGCGCGGACCCGGACGAGGACCTGCGCCGCGCGGTCCTGGAGGAGGTCGAGCGCGCCGAGGACGCGCGCGTCGTCCCACCGCCCGTGCTGCGCGTCGAGGCAGACCCAGTCCAGGCCGCCGTCGAGCAGGTCGCCGGCGGTGACGGCGCTGTCGCCGAAGCAGAAGGCGCCGTACGACGGCTCGGGCATCAGGCCCGCTCCGCCTCGAGGGCGGTGCGCAGCAGGTGGACGAGGGCGTCGAGCTGGACCGAGTCGCCGGTGCCGACCTCGACGTCGTGGCCGTCGAGGGCCCGTGCGGCCAGGCCCTGCTTGGCGTCGATGAGCTCGGCGATCCGGCTGTCGATGGTGCCGGCGGCGAGGATCCGCCAGGCGGTCACCGGCTCGTCCTGGCCGATGCGGTGCACGCGGTCGATGGCCTGCTGCTGCTCCGCGGCGGTCCAGGACAGCTCGGCGAGGACGACGTTGGAGGCGGCGTGCAGGTTGACCCCGACGCCGGCCGCGGTGAGCGAGCAGACGATGACGCCGACCTCGGGGTCCTTCTGGAACGCGTCGATGGCGACCTGGCGCTGGTTGGTCGAGTGGTCACCGCGCAGGGAGACCGACTTGACGCCGCTGTCGCGCAGCATCTCCTCGGCCCGGTCCATGACGTCGATGTGCTTGGCGAAGAAGACGACCTTGCCGACCGAGCGCGCCAGCTGCGCGGCGTAGTCGGCGGCGAGCGTCGCCTTGCCCTGGCCGATGCGGCGGACCATCGAGAAGACGTTCTCGCCCTTCTCGCCGGGGGTGCCGTTCTCCAGCTCGCCAGCGGCGACGCGGCGCATGAGCGCCTCGTCGGGGGCGACGCCGTACTCCTCGCCGTGACCGGCCTCGAGCAGGCGCTTGTACGTCGCCACGAGGCGGCGGGTGAGCTCGCGCTCGGCGGCGCGGATGCTGCGGCCGACCTCCTCGTCGAGCTCGACGGGCAGGTCGACGACTCGCTTGTCCGGCAGGTCCTTGGCGACGTCGACCTTGCGGCGCCGCACGATGCCCATGGAGACGACGGCCTGGCGGGCCTCGGGGTAGAAGCCGCGCTCGGCGGGGGTGCGGCCGATGGCCTCGAGCTTGTGGACGAGCTCGGCCGTCGGCTTCTTGTCGCCGACCCAGCCGAGGAAGCGCCAGATGGCGTGGAAGTCCTCGACGTCGTTGATGAGCGGGGTGCCGGTGAGGGCCATGAGGAGCGGGTTGCCGCCGGGCGTGCCCTCGCGGATGCGGTCGGCGAGGGTCAGCACGTGCTGCGAGCGCTGCGAGCTGAGGTTCTTGATGAAGTGCGCCTCGTCGACGACCATGCCGCGGAAGCCGAGGCTGGACAGCCAGGAGAGGTGCCGGTCGAGGACGGCGTAGTTGACGATGAAGACGTCGGCGAACGCGTCGACGTCGGCCCCGTCGCCGCTGATGAGGGTGACCTTGCGCTGCGGGGTCCAGCGCTTGACCTCGCGGGTCCAGTTGATCTTGACGACGTTGGGCACGACGCACAGCAGCGGGTAGGCGCCGGCGACGGACGCGGCGATGACGGACTGGGCGGTCTTGCCCAGGCCGGGCTCGTCGGCGAGCAGGAAGGTGCGGTGGCCCTGCCGGACCTTCTCCACCAGCTGCGCCTGGTGCTTCATCAGGTGCTGGCCGGGCGGGGAGAAGTGGTCGAACTCGGGGACGGGCGGGAGCGCCATCGTCGCGGCCGTGCCGCCGGCGCCCTCCTCGAAGGCCCGGTACAGCGGGTCCATGAGGTTCCAGCCGGTGAGCACGCCGCCGGCGTCGGCCTCGGTCGGGCGCGGCTCGAGGTCCGGCGCCAGGAACGGGGTGGCGAGGGCACGGGCGGGCACGGAGCGGGGCACGACCTGCTTGGCCGCCAGCTCGGCGGAGACCGGCGGGGCCTTGCGCGGCTGCGGGGTCTCGATGACGAGGTCCTCGGGCGCGAGCTGGGCGCCGGACTCCAGCAGCCAGTCGCGGCGCATCCGCTGCGCGGCCGGGCCGGGGGTCGCCTTCTCGTCGAGCAGGGCGATGAGGCTGGTGTCGCGGGCGGCCGTGCGGGCGAGGATCGTCGCGATGCCGTCGAGGCGCTTGAGCAGCTCGGCGCGGACCGCGCCGGGCAGCTGCGTGCTCTCGCGGATCCAGGCGCGCTGCTCGCGCACGAGCAGGGCGATGACCTGGAACTTCGTGCGGTTCGTGGGGCCGACCTTGCCGCCGCCCGCCTTGGCCTCGACCTCACGGACGCGGCGGGCGAGGACGGGGATGATCGGCGCGGGGTCGGCGCCCTTGTACCCGGAGCCCTGGGAGGCTCGCTGGCGGTCGATGGTCGGCATGTTCCTCCTGAGCGGGCCGGGACCCCCGAGGGGCCCGGCGAGAACGACCGTGGGCCGACCGACGTGGTCGGACCGCTCCCGCCGGCGGTGCCGTCCGCGGCGAGGTGCGTCCCCGGCGGTCCCGGCGCCGGGGTGGACCGTTCCGGGCGGTCGCGCATCGAGGGACGCGGACCAGGCAGGACCGGAGACGGACGGCCAGGGCCGAGTCGATCGGGTGCCCTGTGCCACCTTCAATGTACCCGCTCCGGGCGCCCGGACCTACCCGGACCCACCGAACGGGACAGCCCCTGCCTGGCCGGGCGGCGGGGTCGGCGCGGCGACACCGGGAGAGCGCGAGGCCTCCCCGGGCGCGCTATGCCGTGCCCCACCCCCTGGGGCACGGCATAGTCGCCGCAGGTCAGGGGCCCGCGAGCGGTCGCCACGCGCGCCTGCCGGGGACGCGACGACGCCCCCGGCCGGGGGCCGGGGGCGTCGTACGAGGTGGTGCCGGTGGCGTCAGGCCGAGGCCGCGCCCGAGGAGTCCTGCGGTCCGCCGACGGTGTCGATCGGCGGGGTGTCCGGGATCTCCGGGAGGGTGTCCTCGCGCTTGCTGCCCTCGAACGTGAAGGTCGCGTCCTTCTCGTCGCCGGTGGCGCCGACGAGGACGAACTCGCCCGACTTCAGCTCGCCGTAGAGGATCTTCTCGGACAGGACGTCCTCGATCTCGCGCTGGATGGTGCGGCGCAGCGGCCGGGCACCGAGCACGGGGTCGTAGCCCTTCTTGGCCAGCAGGTTCTTCGCGCCGGTCGTCAGCTCGATCCCCATGTCCTTGTCCTTGAGGCGGACGTCGAGCTTGGCGATCTCGAGGTCGACGATCGAGACGATCTCCTCCTGGCTCAGCTGCGGGAAGACGATGATGTCGTCCACGCGGTTGAGGAACTCCGGGCGGAAGTGCTGCTTGAGCTCGTCCTGGACCTTGGCCTTCATCCGGTCGTACTCGCTGCGCGAGTCCGGGCCGGCGGAGAAGCCGAGGGCGCCCTTGGAGATGTCCCGGGTGCCGAGGTTGGTCGTCATGATGATGACGGTGTTCTTGAAGTCGACCATCCGACCCTGCGAGTCGGTGAGGCGGCCGTCCTCGAGCACCTGCAGGAGCGAGTTGAAGATGTCCGGGTGGGCCTTCTCCACCTCGTCGAAGAGGACGACGGAGAACGGCTTGCGGCGCACCTTCTCGGTGAGCTGGCCACCCTCCTCGTAGCCGACGTACCCGGGCGGGGAGCCGAAGAGCCGCGAGACGGTGTGCTTCTCGCTGAACTCCGACATGTCGAGCTGGATGAGGCTGTCCTCGTCGCCGAAGAGGAACTCGGCGAGCGTCTTGGCCAGCTCGGTCTTCCCGACGCCGGTGGGGCCGGCGAAGATGAACGAGCCACCTGGACGACGCGGGTCCTTCAGGCCGGCGCGGGTGCGGCGGATCGCCTGGGACAGCGCCTTGATGGCGTCGTCCATGCCGACGATGCGCTTGTGGAGCTCGGCCTCCATGTTGAGCAGGCGGCTGGACTCCTCCTCGGTCAGCTTGAAGACCGGGATGCCCGTCGAGGCGGCGAGCACCTCGGCGATCAGCTCCTCGTCGACCTCGGCGACGACGTCCATGTCACCGGACTTCCACGCCGCCTCGCGCTCGGCGCGCTGGGCCACGAGGGTCTTCTCGTCGTCGCGCAGGCGCGCGGCCTTCTCGAAGTCCTGCCCGTCGATCGCCGCCTCCTTCTGGCGACGCACGTGCGAGATCTTCTCGTCGAACTCGCGCAGGTCCGGCGGAGCGGTCATCCGGCGGATGCGCAGCCGCGCGCCCGCCTCGTCGATGAGGTCGATCGCCTTGTCCGGCAGGAAGCGGTCGTTGATGTAGCGGTCGGCCAGGTTGGCCGCGCTCACCAGCGCGCCGTCCGTGATCGAGACGCGGTGG includes these proteins:
- a CDS encoding amino-acid N-acetyltransferase, whose product is MSPAAPDSLVVRRARTPDVRTIRGIVAPEAQTRRIVAKDAVAYYEAVHEFRVAELDGEVVGCGALHVMWEDLAEVRTLAVTPEVHGRGVGSAVLTALLDDARAIGVERVFCLTFETAFFARHGFVVIEGQAVEPAVYAELLRSYDEGVAEFLDLERVKPNTLGNTRMLLSL
- a CDS encoding DUF2461 domain-containing protein is translated as MSTPRAGGIPADAVAFYAELVQHNERAWFQANKARYAASVREPLVALTDALADEFGEPKVFRPQRNLRFSADRTPYKDSQGAILQVVEGLGYYVSVGPDGLTTGGGMMHLSPDQLRRFRAAVDAVDSGEQLAGIVESLRRQGFGIGGEVLRSRPRGVPADHPRVDLLAHKSLIVWVDHGTPAWMSTPQVVTTVRAQWRLVRPVVEWVAEHVGDAQEPHTSLPR
- a CDS encoding DEAD/DEAH box helicase; translation: MPTIDRQRASQGSGYKGADPAPIIPVLARRVREVEAKAGGGKVGPTNRTKFQVIALLVREQRAWIRESTQLPGAVRAELLKRLDGIATILARTAARDTSLIALLDEKATPGPAAQRMRRDWLLESGAQLAPEDLVIETPQPRKAPPVSAELAAKQVVPRSVPARALATPFLAPDLEPRPTEADAGGVLTGWNLMDPLYRAFEEGAGGTAATMALPPVPEFDHFSPPGQHLMKHQAQLVEKVRQGHRTFLLADEPGLGKTAQSVIAASVAGAYPLLCVVPNVVKINWTREVKRWTPQRKVTLISGDGADVDAFADVFIVNYAVLDRHLSWLSSLGFRGMVVDEAHFIKNLSSQRSQHVLTLADRIREGTPGGNPLLMALTGTPLINDVEDFHAIWRFLGWVGDKKPTAELVHKLEAIGRTPAERGFYPEARQAVVSMGIVRRRKVDVAKDLPDKRVVDLPVELDEEVGRSIRAAERELTRRLVATYKRLLEAGHGEEYGVAPDEALMRRVAAGELENGTPGEKGENVFSMVRRIGQGKATLAADYAAQLARSVGKVVFFAKHIDVMDRAEEMLRDSGVKSVSLRGDHSTNQRQVAIDAFQKDPEVGVIVCSLTAAGVGVNLHAASNVVLAELSWTAAEQQQAIDRVHRIGQDEPVTAWRILAAGTIDSRIAELIDAKQGLAARALDGHDVEVGTGDSVQLDALVHLLRTALEAERA
- a CDS encoding ATP-dependent Clp protease ATP-binding subunit, encoding MFERFTDRARRVVVLAQEEARLLNHNYIGTEHILLGLIHEGEGLAAKALENLDISLGAVREQVQDIIGQGQQAATGHIPFTPRAKKVLEYSLREGLQLGHTYIGTEHILLGLIREGEGVAAQVLVKLGADLNKVRQQVIQLLAGYQGGQAEKAGAGVGQGQQAEGTPAGSLVLDQFGRNLTQAAREGKLDPVIGREKEIERVMQVLSRRTKNNPVLIGEPGVGKTAVVEGLAQDIVRGQVPETLKDKQLYTLDLGALVAGSRYRGDFEERLKKVLKEIRTRGDIIIFIDEIHTLVGAGAAEGAIDAASILKPMLARGELQTIGATTLDEYRKHIEKDSALERRFQPIQVAEPNLAHAIEILKGLRDRYEAHHRVSITDGALVSAANLADRYINDRFLPDKAIDLIDEAGARLRIRRMTAPPDLREFDEKISHVRRQKEAAIDGQDFEKAARLRDDEKTLVAQRAEREAAWKSGDMDVVAEVDEELIAEVLAASTGIPVFKLTEEESSRLLNMEAELHKRIVGMDDAIKALSQAIRRTRAGLKDPRRPGGSFIFAGPTGVGKTELAKTLAEFLFGDEDSLIQLDMSEFSEKHTVSRLFGSPPGYVGYEEGGQLTEKVRRKPFSVVLFDEVEKAHPDIFNSLLQVLEDGRLTDSQGRMVDFKNTVIIMTTNLGTRDISKGALGFSAGPDSRSEYDRMKAKVQDELKQHFRPEFLNRVDDIIVFPQLSQEEIVSIVDLEIAKLDVRLKDKDMGIELTTGAKNLLAKKGYDPVLGARPLRRTIQREIEDVLSEKILYGELKSGEFVLVGATGDEKDATFTFEGSKREDTLPEIPDTPPIDTVGGPQDSSGAASA
- a CDS encoding copper homeostasis protein CutC is translated as MSDPVRVLVEVCVDDVAGALAAEVGGADRVELCADLGRGGTTPSAGMVRAVLAAVTRVGVQVMVRPRGGDFAYSRAELDVMLADVAHLRAAAAGARVPVGVVTGVLTTDGSLDVAAMRRLVEAAAPLPVTAHKAVDETPDLERTYDALRDLGVVRVLTSGGAATAAEGATTLARLVERSRAGGPAVLAGGAVRPGTVAALVAGTGVGEVHLRAQAPSDRGDGTLDTDVDVVRALVAAVGRPAPTPRAAPAPDAWAVLAVDAGGTAFKASLVDDRGRVVVRRDARSGDSGEASYRHLADLLLALRREATDRGLVVLGAGVATPGMVDEPAGVVRYASTLRWSDLPLGPRLADELGLPVAVGHDVRSAGLAESLFGAAAGEGDAVLVSIGTGVAASILTGGHAVTGAQTTAGELGHIPVVEDGEPCTCGQRGCLEVYCSGAGLARRYAAAGGLPGLDAAAVVARLDEDPVAAGVWDDAVRALAQGLATVTLLLDPRVVVLTGGFSRAGDRLLEPLRTRLAGLLAWRDAPPVRLSPLGTEAGRIGAAVLGLRAAGRDDVVERWRVADLLG
- a CDS encoding HpcH/HpaI aldolase family protein is translated as MPEPSYGAFCFGDSAVTAGDLLDGGLDWVCLDAQHGRWDDARVLGALDLLQDRAAQVLVRVRALDLGLVGRALDAGAGGVVVPLVEDAADAERAVQAVRYPPRGRRSMGPIRAAYGVLGDLAAADAGTLLAVMVETRGALDDVEAIAATDGVDVVFVGPFDLSLALGTDVASLLADDGPDGPLPRVVAACRAAGVRAGAYAGEPARAARLRELGFDWVAVTTDRAATAAGAAAALDALR